A window of Mucilaginibacter paludis DSM 18603 contains these coding sequences:
- a CDS encoding YciI family protein produces MMMNQYLVIAYDFTDDGALERRMAVRPAHLEGTRQLRQTGNYILGGAILDDHGRMIGSTMVLQFDSDGQLEAWKKQEPYITQHIWEKIEIRPFKVAGAI; encoded by the coding sequence ATGATGATGAACCAATATTTAGTAATTGCTTATGACTTTACCGACGATGGCGCTTTAGAGCGCCGCATGGCTGTGCGCCCCGCCCATCTGGAAGGCACCCGGCAGTTGCGCCAAACAGGCAACTATATTTTAGGAGGGGCTATTTTGGATGATCATGGCCGTATGATAGGATCAACCATGGTGCTGCAATTTGACAGCGACGGACAATTAGAAGCCTGGAAAAAACAGGAACCCTATATCACGCAACATATATGGGAAAAAATAGAAATCAGACCGTTTAAAGTGGCCGGTGCTATATAA
- a CDS encoding methyltransferase domain-containing protein produces METDSSNFSRFKKDASFDYLYPQHIKELSPMHWTPVDVAKKAAYFLAVPHARVLDIGSGVGKFCITAGAHFPKTQFIGVEQRKALCKYAEMAKNEMKLDNVSFIYGNLTDLDYNDYDHFYFYNAFYENIEPGSRIDYAVRTSFELYERYSRFVYAMLDAKKPGTRLVTYHARETQVPASYALVDNSYSKVLKMWIKK; encoded by the coding sequence ATGGAAACGGATAGCTCAAATTTCTCCCGGTTTAAAAAAGACGCATCTTTCGACTACCTATATCCCCAACATATTAAGGAATTATCCCCAATGCACTGGACGCCGGTTGATGTTGCAAAAAAAGCCGCTTACTTTTTAGCGGTACCCCATGCACGGGTTTTGGATATTGGCAGTGGCGTAGGCAAGTTTTGTATTACCGCCGGCGCACATTTCCCGAAAACGCAATTTATTGGCGTTGAACAGCGTAAAGCCTTATGTAAATATGCCGAAATGGCCAAAAACGAAATGAAGCTGGATAATGTATCTTTCATTTATGGTAACCTGACTGATTTGGATTATAATGATTACGACCATTTTTATTTTTATAACGCCTTTTACGAAAATATTGAGCCTGGCAGCAGGATAGATTATGCAGTAAGAACTTCTTTTGAGCTTTACGAACGATACAGCCGCTTTGTTTATGCCATGCTCGATGCTAAAAAGCCGGGAACACGGCTGGTTACCTACCATGCCAGGGAAACACAGGTGCCCGCCAGTTATGCCCTGGTTGATAATAGCTATAGTAAAGTGCTTAAAATGTGGATTAAGAAATAA
- a CDS encoding O-acetyl-ADP-ribose deacetylase, with protein MANRIKLVKGDITKIEVDAIVNAANSSLLGGGGVDGAIHRAGGKAILEECIAIRNKQGGCQTGEAVITTGGSLDAKYVIHTVGPVWNKVKTKLSMLLANCYQNSLQLAVEHQVKTIAFPNISTGIYRYPKNKAATVAVNTVKDFLEAHDTIEQVIFVCFDDENYEIYQALLGGDNDVLLSC; from the coding sequence ATGGCCAATAGGATAAAACTGGTAAAAGGAGATATTACAAAGATTGAGGTTGATGCCATCGTAAACGCCGCTAACAGTAGCCTGTTGGGCGGCGGGGGAGTGGATGGTGCTATCCACCGGGCAGGTGGCAAAGCAATTTTAGAAGAATGCATTGCTATACGCAATAAACAAGGCGGTTGCCAAACCGGCGAAGCCGTGATAACCACCGGCGGTAGCCTGGATGCCAAGTATGTGATCCATACCGTAGGCCCGGTTTGGAATAAGGTAAAAACCAAGCTTAGTATGCTTTTAGCCAATTGCTATCAAAATAGTTTGCAATTAGCGGTTGAGCATCAGGTTAAAACCATCGCCTTTCCTAACATCAGTACGGGTATTTATCGGTATCCTAAAAATAAAGCTGCAACAGTGGCTGTAAATACCGTTAAAGATTTTTTAGAAGCCCATGATACGATTGAGCAGGTAATTTTTGTTTGTTTTGATGATGAGAATTATGAGATCTACCAGGCTTTGCTGGGTGGGGATAATGATGTGTTGTTAAGTTGTTGA
- a CDS encoding RNA polymerase sigma factor: MITKHRLPYFVVMIDVENMPLVVTLDRFESIFKDHYTPLFHYVNSIVRDEDQSKDVISDLFLNLWQQRESLQINHIKPYLFRAARNGALKAVRVKNQTIQIPDDLFNTPTDSYNPFEWFAAKQSTKIVEALINKLSAKRKEMLELRLIGLKNHEIAKVLEVPEKTVEYNMREAIEQLTHAVNHSNLDKATIAGGLLLVTIIFSLT; encoded by the coding sequence TTGATTACTAAACACCGCCTGCCGTATTTTGTAGTTATGATTGATGTGGAGAATATGCCCCTTGTAGTGACGTTGGATAGGTTTGAAAGCATATTTAAAGATCACTACACTCCCTTGTTTCATTACGTTAACTCTATTGTAAGGGATGAGGATCAATCAAAGGATGTTATTTCTGATCTGTTTTTAAATCTTTGGCAGCAACGCGAAAGCCTGCAGATCAATCATATCAAACCCTACCTTTTTCGTGCTGCTCGCAATGGCGCATTAAAGGCTGTTAGGGTGAAGAACCAAACCATTCAGATCCCCGACGATCTTTTTAATACCCCCACCGATTCTTACAACCCCTTTGAATGGTTTGCCGCAAAGCAATCTACCAAAATTGTGGAGGCGCTGATCAATAAACTATCAGCTAAACGTAAGGAGATGCTTGAGCTGCGATTAATAGGGCTAAAAAATCACGAAATTGCCAAAGTACTGGAAGTACCCGAAAAAACCGTGGAATATAACATGCGCGAAGCCATTGAGCAGTTAACGCATGCAGTTAACCACAGTAACTTAGATAAAGCTACCATCGCCGGCGGTTTACTATTGGTTACCATCATCTTCTCGTTAACATAG
- a CDS encoding acyl-CoA thioesterase, whose product MKIKTPQDSHTIMNELVLPNDTNTLNNLMGGRLLHWMDIAAAIAAQKHCNRIVVTASVDTVSFKHPVKLGDVISIESKVTRAFNTSVEVRLDVWAQNIPSGTRIKSNEAYYTFVALDEDSHIVSVPELTPQTEEDHMFYAGALRRRQLRLVLAGRMDPHDATELKALFFPEPI is encoded by the coding sequence ATGAAGATAAAGACGCCCCAGGACTCACACACCATTATGAACGAATTGGTATTACCCAATGATACCAATACCTTGAATAATTTGATGGGAGGGCGTTTGCTGCACTGGATGGATATTGCCGCTGCTATTGCCGCGCAAAAACATTGTAACCGGATTGTGGTAACCGCTTCGGTTGATACGGTATCTTTTAAACACCCGGTTAAGCTGGGCGATGTAATCAGCATTGAATCAAAGGTAACCCGTGCCTTTAATACCTCGGTTGAAGTGAGGCTTGATGTATGGGCGCAGAATATCCCTTCGGGCACGCGGATTAAAAGTAACGAAGCTTATTATACCTTTGTGGCTCTTGACGAGGATAGCCATATCGTATCCGTGCCAGAACTTACTCCCCAAACCGAGGAAGACCACATGTTTTATGCGGGTGCTCTTCGCCGCAGGCAGTTACGTTTGGTTTTAGCGGGCAGGATGGATCCGCATGATGCTACCGAATTGAAGGCCTTGTTTTTTCCGGAACCTATCTAA
- a CDS encoding RNA methyltransferase, producing the protein MRKLKLDELNRASVDEFKAQDKLPVAVVLDNVRSLHNVGSIFRTSDAFAVEQICLCGITGLPPNREIEKTALGATQSVNWKHYPSTLDAIHQLRVDGYLIIAIEQAVDSTMLNQFEPIPGEKYALIFGNEVNGVADEVMEQIDGCIEIPQFGTKHSFNIVVSAGIILWDFFSKLNLK; encoded by the coding sequence ATGCGTAAACTAAAATTAGACGAACTGAACCGCGCAAGCGTAGACGAATTTAAGGCACAGGATAAACTGCCCGTTGCGGTGGTATTGGATAACGTAAGGAGCTTGCATAATGTAGGCTCCATTTTTCGTACATCCGATGCCTTTGCCGTTGAGCAGATTTGCCTTTGCGGGATAACCGGGCTGCCCCCCAACCGCGAGATAGAAAAAACCGCGCTCGGCGCAACCCAATCGGTTAACTGGAAGCATTATCCATCAACCCTGGATGCCATTCATCAACTGCGGGTGGATGGGTATCTGATCATCGCTATTGAACAGGCGGTGGATAGCACCATGCTGAATCAATTTGAACCCATACCGGGCGAAAAATATGCTTTAATTTTTGGTAACGAAGTAAACGGCGTTGCCGACGAGGTGATGGAACAAATTGACGGCTGTATTGAAATACCTCAGTTTGGCACCAAACACTCTTTTAACATCGTTGTATCTGCAGGCATTATTTTATGGGATTTTTTTTCTAAACTGAATCTTAAATAA
- a CDS encoding IS110 family RNA-guided transposase, with protein sequence MERFELLNPHSAGIDIGSMLMVVSYTDREGMINLREFDSFTSSLYELAELLQKEGIEKVVMEATGPYWESLYNILEKHGMEMFLVNPSHYRNVSAQKTDINDAQWLHQLLAHGLIRNSHIAPELYRELRQYLHEREIYQNYKSDSLNRMQKTLTLMNIKFQHLISDVEGVAGMKLLRAISSGICDGQTLLARIDVTKLKASPEDLLSSLQGEYKQHYIHILSITLKSYDFFKEQMQVYESHIEHTLKELLACKGEAPTVIQQKTKKVRKNQYSFNLKDYLLGILGVDLTEVEGLDEIGLLTILAVTGTNMKKWPTAEHFVSWLNLSPRPKISGGKIIGYERRNNNNPATQAFRLAAHCLWQSKGPMGQQYRRLASTKGSKKAIKAIARKLAVIFYHMVLNKQAFDATRIQPDIEQQKARKIARLQKDAAKLGMIVQKAA encoded by the coding sequence ATGGAACGGTTTGAATTGTTAAATCCTCATTCAGCAGGCATAGATATCGGCAGCATGCTGATGGTAGTATCTTATACCGACCGTGAAGGGATGATCAATTTGCGTGAATTTGACAGCTTTACAAGCAGTTTGTATGAGTTAGCGGAATTGCTGCAAAAAGAAGGCATTGAAAAGGTAGTCATGGAGGCAACCGGTCCTTATTGGGAATCACTTTACAACATTTTGGAAAAGCATGGCATGGAGATGTTCCTTGTCAATCCAAGTCATTACCGGAATGTATCGGCTCAGAAAACGGATATCAACGATGCACAGTGGCTGCATCAGTTGCTGGCCCATGGCCTGATACGCAATTCTCACATAGCGCCTGAACTTTACCGGGAGTTAAGGCAATATCTTCATGAAAGAGAAATATACCAAAACTATAAGAGCGATAGCCTTAACCGAATGCAGAAAACACTGACGTTGATGAATATTAAGTTTCAGCATTTAATCAGCGATGTGGAGGGAGTAGCAGGTATGAAGCTTTTACGGGCGATCAGTTCAGGAATATGCGATGGGCAAACCTTGCTGGCTCGCATTGATGTAACAAAATTAAAGGCCAGCCCGGAGGATCTGCTTAGCTCGCTACAGGGAGAATATAAGCAACATTATATTCATATTCTATCCATCACGCTTAAAAGCTATGATTTTTTTAAGGAGCAAATGCAGGTTTATGAAAGTCATATTGAACATACCCTAAAGGAGCTTCTTGCTTGTAAGGGCGAAGCGCCAACAGTTATCCAACAGAAAACAAAAAAGGTAAGAAAGAACCAGTACAGCTTTAATCTGAAAGATTATTTATTGGGAATTTTGGGAGTAGACCTTACCGAGGTAGAGGGTCTGGATGAAATAGGGCTTTTAACTATTCTTGCAGTAACGGGAACGAATATGAAAAAATGGCCTACGGCAGAACATTTTGTGAGTTGGTTAAATCTATCACCGAGGCCCAAAATATCGGGAGGCAAAATAATAGGGTATGAAAGACGTAACAACAATAATCCTGCAACACAAGCATTCCGGTTGGCGGCGCATTGTTTATGGCAAAGCAAAGGTCCGATGGGGCAGCAGTACAGAAGATTAGCATCGACAAAAGGGAGCAAAAAAGCGATCAAAGCTATCGCCCGCAAGCTGGCAGTGATTTTTTATCACATGGTACTTAATAAACAAGCATTTGATGCCACCCGGATACAGCCAGACATAGAACAGCAAAAGGCAAGAAAAATAGCACGTCTGCAAAAAGATGCAGCTAAACTCGGTATGATCGTTCAAAAAGCAGCCTGA
- a CDS encoding galactokinase produces MKNNLHQEFQKLYHKEAQHTFFSPGRVNLIGEHIDYNGGLVMPCAITLGTYMLTAPNDDQVFRFKSVNFNETLEIPIQNSYQKNGDSWFNYPLGVIHYFVKGSQPLQGLDMLYYGDIPIGSGLSSSASIEVVTAFAFNELFKGGFSKLELVLMAKKVENEFIGVNSGIMDQFAVAFGEENKALMLDCDTLDYEAVDCNLGDYLLAIINTNKPRKLAESKYNERVKECQTALKKLQLELDINNLCEIDVQTFDLHKHLITDATVLNRATHVVAENERVKLAAKALAGNNLKEFGRLMYASHDSLKNLYEVSGAELDAVVEYAATDKNVTGARMTGAGFGGCAIALVKKDSLDSFTQGLTEYYTAKIGYAPSVYSSLIGNGVGELHEEAVTK; encoded by the coding sequence ATGAAAAATAACTTACACCAAGAGTTTCAGAAACTGTATCATAAAGAAGCTCAGCACACATTTTTTTCTCCCGGCCGGGTTAACCTCATCGGCGAGCATATTGATTACAATGGCGGCCTTGTAATGCCCTGCGCTATTACCCTGGGCACATACATGCTAACGGCGCCTAATGACGATCAGGTTTTTCGCTTTAAGAGTGTTAATTTTAACGAAACGCTGGAAATACCTATTCAAAACTCTTATCAAAAAAATGGTGATAGCTGGTTTAATTATCCGCTCGGCGTAATCCATTATTTTGTAAAGGGCAGTCAACCGTTACAAGGGCTGGATATGTTATATTACGGCGATATTCCAATCGGGTCGGGCTTATCTTCTTCTGCTTCTATCGAAGTTGTAACAGCTTTTGCTTTCAACGAGCTGTTCAAAGGCGGTTTCAGCAAGTTGGAACTGGTATTGATGGCCAAAAAAGTGGAGAATGAATTTATTGGCGTAAACAGCGGTATTATGGACCAGTTTGCTGTTGCATTTGGCGAGGAAAACAAAGCCCTGATGCTGGACTGCGATACCCTGGATTACGAAGCGGTAGACTGCAACCTGGGCGACTACCTGCTGGCTATTATCAATACCAATAAACCCCGCAAGCTGGCCGAATCAAAGTACAACGAACGTGTAAAGGAATGCCAAACTGCATTAAAAAAATTGCAATTAGAATTGGATATCAACAACCTGTGCGAGATTGATGTACAGACATTTGACTTACATAAACACCTAATTACCGATGCCACCGTACTTAACCGCGCCACGCATGTTGTTGCCGAAAACGAGCGCGTAAAGTTGGCAGCAAAAGCACTGGCTGGTAATAACCTGAAAGAGTTTGGCCGCCTGATGTATGCCTCGCACGATTCTCTGAAGAACCTTTATGAAGTAAGCGGCGCCGAACTGGATGCCGTAGTTGAATATGCGGCTACGGATAAAAACGTAACGGGCGCAAGGATGACAGGAGCCGGCTTTGGCGGATGTGCTATTGCTTTGGTTAAAAAAGATAGCCTTGACAGCTTTACCCAAGGATTAACCGAATATTATACTGCTAAAATAGGTTACGCCCCATCGGTTTACAGCTCGTTAATTGGCAATGGCGTGGGTGAATTACACGAGGAAGCGGTCACCAAATAG
- a CDS encoding FecR family protein, translating into MNWEILLKYINKEESDAEDRQVEEWLNEQKENSHVLEYLQKRKQQLQQPLKQSDIHQQWVILLDRIFESKPEEEQSRPFKLYSLIGIAASILLVSVLGWFYLQQGKSSADKQIFTLQTPANSRGRLTLPDGTLVYMGPASKITYDGAFGSDKRVLHLSGEAFFDVKHIAKKPFVIYTENQLAVTVLGTSFNVYSHKNHNIEVKVATGLVGITANHQTKFLRAGEQLNYQAGNGRMVTAAVDYKDAAALQNETLFFKNDGAVGIAAKLSRWYNIDVEVLPSAARHPRFSGEMKDTGINNLMKGLCYATGLQYRYKDPHTILLF; encoded by the coding sequence GTGAACTGGGAGATACTATTAAAATACATTAACAAAGAAGAGAGCGATGCCGAGGACAGGCAGGTAGAAGAATGGCTGAACGAACAAAAGGAAAACAGCCATGTATTGGAATACCTGCAAAAGCGAAAACAGCAACTGCAACAGCCATTAAAGCAAAGTGATATCCACCAGCAATGGGTAATTCTGCTCGATCGTATTTTCGAATCAAAACCGGAGGAAGAGCAGAGCCGCCCTTTTAAATTATACAGCTTAATTGGTATTGCCGCCAGTATATTATTGGTGAGCGTGTTAGGTTGGTTTTACCTTCAACAAGGTAAAAGTAGCGCTGATAAGCAAATATTTACCTTGCAAACTCCGGCTAACAGCCGTGGTAGGCTTACCCTGCCTGATGGTACCCTGGTGTATATGGGCCCAGCCTCAAAAATTACTTACGACGGTGCTTTCGGCTCAGATAAACGGGTATTGCATTTATCGGGCGAAGCTTTTTTTGATGTAAAGCATATTGCAAAAAAGCCTTTTGTTATTTACACCGAAAACCAGCTGGCTGTAACCGTACTGGGAACATCGTTTAATGTTTACTCGCATAAAAATCACAATATCGAGGTTAAGGTAGCAACCGGGTTAGTTGGCATAACTGCTAATCATCAAACTAAATTTTTAAGGGCTGGCGAACAGCTCAATTACCAGGCCGGTAACGGCCGCATGGTTACCGCCGCAGTTGATTATAAAGACGCCGCCGCCCTGCAAAACGAAACCCTGTTTTTTAAGAATGATGGCGCGGTCGGCATAGCCGCAAAGTTGAGCCGCTGGTATAATATTGATGTTGAAGTTTTGCCTTCGGCCGCCAGGCATCCCCGCTTTAGCGGCGAGATGAAAGATACCGGAATTAATAACCTGATGAAGGGTTTATGCTATGCAACCGGCCTGCAATATCGTTACAAAGATCCCCACACCATACTATTATTTTAA
- a CDS encoding SusC/RagA family TonB-linked outer membrane protein → MQQQAGIGIKNINGNLVIKKLQVLTIGGTVTSADDQLPLTGITITDNGKKFLGTTDVKGKFLIQVPAGSVASFSMIGYDTQKKTFDKNETAISIVLKPSNTALNEVVVTALGIKREEKALGYAATVVKGEQIAETMPSNWTEALEGKVAGLNLVRSNGGPTGSNKIILRGENNLTGDNEALIVVDGVVINNGSGKRTGISGETVYGTGSDNMPADYGSSINDINPEDIESITVLKGPGAAALYGQRGANGAVIITTKSGTAKKKGIGITINSNASVEQVNRWPDFQYEYGQGTGGANYYSYGTGPDGASTSGTSSAYGPKFDGQMFYQFDPVTQTRSTTRTPWVAYPDKIHEFFNTGNTRTNSISVDGGSDKTTARFSATNVANNWIVPNTGYGRNSVALSVNSKINDKLTVSSKINYQNKFSDNLPGAGYGNQSLMYWFIFWQPSADLDWLKNYWQNGQTQRKIEYPFSSFPENPYAISYEFLNKSNRNAVTGNVQATYSITKELSLQLRTSLDMGYEHREQDRPFDAGTKYPKGSFRTQNIYSQEASADFLLRYNKKFKDVGVTATAGGSMLKNTFREDENRADSLIYPGIYTVANAAGVLVAVPYSSQYAINSFYGLLSTSYKNYLYLDFTGRQDWNSVLATPERTDKVGFFYPSASASFILSDAFKLPKQINYAKVRFSASSVGSGGITPYRTSFTYDKAGSTYTGGLQYPTTLSDVNLEPLRTVTYELGSEARLLNNRLGFDLAVYTGDTKNQILNRIVDNSSGVGKAVVNVGEVANKGIELSINGSPISTKKFTWMVNYTFSANRNKILKLSDSTFVLQTGPVAQGQLVAKVGGSMGDLYGTGYLRSPDGQVVFNADPNVQAVGTALTTSTPVYLGNTQPKWKMGISNDFRYKQFHFNILFDAQYGAVAYSLTAYKLAEQGKTTNTLPGRYSGIIGNGVVKNADGSYRKNDIVATDIDQYYQHAYGSYNAEGATYSTNFIKLREARLDYTLPIKLTTRLGLQRATVGVYGRDLFIWTKWPGFDPEFGTLNGSDITQGFEVGQFPSTRTLGANLIITF, encoded by the coding sequence TTGCAGCAGCAGGCCGGCATAGGTATTAAAAATATCAATGGTAACCTGGTTATCAAAAAGTTGCAGGTTTTAACTATCGGCGGAACGGTTACATCCGCAGACGACCAATTACCTTTAACGGGCATAACCATTACCGATAACGGTAAAAAGTTTTTAGGTACCACAGATGTTAAGGGTAAGTTTTTGATACAGGTACCGGCGGGCTCGGTTGCTAGTTTTTCCATGATAGGGTATGATACCCAGAAAAAAACTTTCGATAAAAACGAAACCGCCATCAGTATTGTACTCAAGCCATCCAATACCGCCCTTAACGAAGTAGTTGTAACGGCTTTAGGTATCAAGCGCGAAGAAAAAGCGCTGGGATACGCAGCTACAGTAGTAAAGGGTGAGCAAATAGCCGAAACCATGCCCAGCAACTGGACGGAAGCACTGGAAGGCAAGGTTGCAGGTTTGAACCTGGTACGCTCAAACGGTGGGCCTACCGGATCGAACAAAATTATTTTGCGCGGCGAAAATAACCTGACCGGCGATAATGAAGCGCTAATAGTAGTTGACGGTGTTGTAATTAACAACGGAAGCGGAAAGCGTACCGGTATCAGCGGCGAAACCGTATATGGCACCGGCAGCGATAACATGCCTGCCGATTATGGGAGCAGCATCAACGATATTAACCCTGAAGATATTGAAAGCATCACGGTGCTTAAAGGCCCTGGCGCGGCTGCATTATACGGCCAGCGCGGTGCCAACGGTGCGGTAATTATCACCACCAAATCGGGCACGGCTAAAAAGAAAGGCATCGGCATCACCATTAACTCTAACGCGAGCGTGGAGCAGGTTAACCGCTGGCCCGATTTTCAATACGAATATGGGCAGGGCACCGGCGGCGCCAATTATTACTCTTACGGTACCGGCCCTGATGGCGCAAGTACCAGCGGAACAAGCTCGGCTTATGGGCCCAAGTTTGATGGCCAGATGTTTTATCAGTTCGACCCGGTAACCCAAACCCGTTCAACAACGAGAACCCCCTGGGTGGCCTATCCTGATAAAATTCACGAATTTTTTAATACCGGTAATACACGCACCAACTCTATCAGTGTTGATGGCGGGTCGGATAAAACAACCGCCCGGTTTTCGGCTACCAATGTTGCCAATAACTGGATTGTACCCAACACCGGGTACGGGCGTAATTCCGTTGCCTTGTCAGTCAATTCAAAAATCAATGATAAGCTTACGGTTAGCTCTAAAATAAACTATCAAAACAAATTCAGCGATAATTTGCCCGGTGCAGGTTATGGTAATCAGTCGTTAATGTATTGGTTTATTTTCTGGCAGCCAAGTGCTGATCTGGACTGGTTGAAAAATTACTGGCAAAACGGACAAACACAACGCAAGATTGAATATCCTTTCAGCTCTTTTCCGGAAAATCCGTATGCCATTTCGTACGAGTTTCTTAATAAATCAAACCGTAATGCAGTTACGGGTAATGTTCAGGCAACTTACAGCATCACCAAAGAACTGAGTTTACAGTTAAGAACATCGTTGGATATGGGTTACGAACACCGTGAGCAGGATCGCCCTTTTGATGCCGGTACCAAATACCCTAAAGGATCGTTCCGTACACAAAATATTTACTCGCAGGAAGCCAGTGCCGACTTTTTGCTCAGGTATAATAAAAAGTTTAAAGATGTGGGCGTAACCGCCACAGCCGGCGGGAGCATGTTGAAAAACACCTTCAGGGAAGATGAAAACAGAGCCGACTCGTTAATTTATCCCGGCATCTATACTGTGGCTAACGCGGCAGGTGTACTGGTGGCAGTACCTTATAGCAGCCAATACGCCATTAACAGCTTTTACGGGTTATTATCTACCAGTTACAAAAATTATCTGTACTTAGATTTTACCGGTCGCCAGGATTGGAACAGCGTACTGGCTACACCCGAGCGGACCGATAAGGTAGGTTTCTTTTACCCATCGGCAAGTGCCAGTTTTATACTTTCGGACGCCTTTAAATTGCCAAAGCAAATTAACTACGCCAAGGTGCGGTTTTCGGCATCAAGCGTAGGTAGTGGCGGAATAACACCATACCGTACTTCTTTCACGTACGATAAAGCGGGTAGCACCTATACGGGCGGTTTGCAATACCCTACAACCTTATCGGATGTTAACTTGGAGCCGCTCCGAACCGTCACCTACGAGCTGGGTAGCGAGGCGCGTTTATTGAATAACCGCTTAGGATTTGATCTTGCAGTTTACACTGGGGATACCAAAAATCAAATTCTTAATCGTATTGTAGATAACTCTTCGGGTGTTGGAAAAGCTGTTGTTAACGTAGGCGAAGTAGCTAACAAAGGCATTGAGCTATCGATAAACGGCAGCCCCATCAGTACCAAAAAGTTTACCTGGATGGTTAACTATACCTTCTCGGCCAACCGCAATAAAATCTTAAAACTGTCAGACAGTACATTTGTGCTGCAAACCGGCCCCGTGGCGCAAGGGCAATTGGTGGCCAAGGTTGGCGGCAGCATGGGCGATTTATACGGTACCGGTTACCTGCGGTCGCCGGATGGGCAGGTGGTATTCAATGCCGATCCCAACGTTCAGGCCGTCGGTACAGCGCTAACAACGTCTACCCCGGTGTATTTAGGCAATACCCAGCCCAAATGGAAAATGGGTATCAGCAACGATTTCAGGTACAAACAATTCCACTTCAATATTTTATTCGATGCCCAATATGGCGCAGTAGCTTATTCGCTAACGGCTTATAAACTGGCTGAGCAGGGCAAAACAACCAATACCTTGCCTGGCCGGTACAGCGGTATCATCGGGAATGGCGTAGTAAAAAATGCTGACGGAAGTTATCGCAAAAACGATATTGTAGCTACCGATATCGATCAGTATTACCAGCACGCCTACGGGTCGTACAATGCCGAAGGGGCCACTTACAGCACCAACTTTATTAAGTTGCGCGAGGCCAGGCTTGATTATACGCTGCCCATAAAATTGACTACCCGCTTGGGCTTGCAACGCGCTACCGTAGGGGTATACGGTCGCGATTTATTTATCTGGACCAAATGGCCAGGATTCGACCCCGAATTTGGTACCCTTAACGGATCGGATATTACCCAAGGCTTTGAAGTAGGGCAGTTTCCATCTACCAGGACATTGGGCGCTAACCTGATTATTACATTCTAA